The Mucilaginibacter yixingensis genome window below encodes:
- a CDS encoding ABC transporter permease has product MPVNTTLRENIAIALQSISGNRLRTSLTALIIAIGITALVGMRTAIDGMERRTNETFSSMGANSFTLRNRGTGIQFGGGGRAKNYPAIRYDQAQRFKTRFTFPATVSVNTYASSQATVKNGELKTNPNIAILGADESYLQTGGFKLASGRNFSPSELEHGDNVVLIGDEIKLKLFKTGDPINKTILIGSNKFRVIGLFEPKGSSSGFGGDKLCVIPLFKAKQISTSSSPTYTITVMTGTSTEEEAAIGEATSLFRNIRGVHIGQENNFEISRSDSIQQELKKVMDSFRVGGVAIGLITLIGAAIGLMNIMLVSVTERTREIGVRKAIGATPSVIRRQFLIEAIVICMMGGAGGIVLGIAVGNLIVMGIGGSFIVPWGWLLIALLICTIIGLLSGFYPAKKASKLDPVEALRYE; this is encoded by the coding sequence ATGCCGGTAAACACTACCCTGCGCGAGAATATTGCTATTGCCCTGCAGTCTATCAGTGGGAACAGGTTGCGCACATCGTTAACGGCGCTGATTATTGCTATTGGCATTACCGCACTGGTGGGCATGCGTACGGCTATTGATGGCATGGAGCGGCGCACTAATGAGACGTTCTCCAGCATGGGGGCCAACTCTTTTACCTTGCGTAATCGCGGTACAGGCATTCAGTTTGGTGGCGGGGGGCGTGCCAAAAACTATCCGGCCATCAGGTATGACCAGGCGCAGCGCTTTAAGACCAGGTTTACCTTTCCGGCTACAGTTTCGGTTAATACTTATGCCTCATCGCAGGCTACGGTTAAAAACGGAGAGCTGAAAACCAATCCAAATATTGCCATCCTCGGGGCCGACGAAAGCTACTTGCAAACCGGAGGTTTCAAACTGGCATCGGGCCGAAACTTTTCGCCGTCTGAACTGGAACATGGTGATAACGTGGTACTGATTGGCGACGAAATTAAACTCAAGCTCTTTAAAACCGGCGATCCGATCAATAAAACCATCCTCATCGGTTCAAATAAATTCAGGGTGATTGGTTTGTTTGAACCCAAGGGTTCAAGTTCTGGCTTTGGGGGCGATAAACTTTGTGTTATCCCACTGTTCAAGGCCAAGCAAATCAGCACCAGTTCCAGCCCTACTTACACCATAACCGTAATGACCGGCACTTCAACCGAAGAAGAAGCAGCTATAGGCGAGGCAACTTCGCTGTTCCGTAACATCCGTGGTGTGCATATTGGTCAGGAAAATAATTTTGAGATCTCCCGTAGCGACAGCATCCAGCAGGAATTAAAAAAAGTGATGGACAGTTTCAGGGTTGGCGGTGTAGCCATTGGCCTGATTACGCTTATTGGCGCTGCCATTGGCTTGATGAACATTATGCTGGTATCGGTAACCGAGCGCACCCGTGAGATTGGTGTGCGCAAGGCCATTGGCGCTACTCCGTCAGTTATCCGCAGGCAATTTTTGATCGAGGCCATTGTCATCTGCATGATGGGCGGTGCCGGTGGTATCGTGCTGGGCATTGCGGTCGGCAACCTTATTGTTATGGGTATTGGGGGCTCTTTTATAGTGCCCTGGGGCTGGCTGCTGATAGCGCTGTTAATTTGCACCATCATTGGTTTGCTATCGGGCTTCTACCCTGCCAAAAAGGCGTCAAAGCTTGATCCGGTAGAGGCTTTGCGCTACGAGTAG